Genomic segment of Lentimicrobium sp. L6:
TGACTTTTAATATACTCAGGAGGCGTCCTTAGATCTATCATTTGATAAACATTTTCATGCTTGCAAAGTAGGATATTAGCCAATTTCTCTATGGACAAAATATCTTCTTTATGTAAGTAGGCATCTAGGGTTTCATCTATGCTTAAAGCATATTCCTTTTTGCTGCTATCGCTACAAGAGACCATGATAAAAGCCAAAAGCATCACAAAAAATAGTTTCTTTATTATTTTCATTTTTTTAGTTTTTGAGGATGAATGATTAACTACAACCGCCTTCTACTTCTTTCTTCTTGCGCTTGATAGGAGCTGCACTTGGTTTTTTAACTTCACCACCGCTTTCTTGTACTCCATTATCATCGCCACCAAAATAAATACTGGCTCCTCTTCTATACTGATACATTTGATCATGTACTTTATCCCAAATCACTGAATTATCACGCGGTTGAAGAATATTATCAACCCAAGTATTCAATCCACCCAACATCACAAATGTGTTTTTAAAACCCATACGATTGGAAATAATCCAAGCCACATCAGCATCACTACTGCCATTGGAATAGAAAATGGTTTTATAAACATTTTGATCAAGATACCCTAGGTTTTCTTCTTTGAATAATTCTTTCAATGGAATATTTATAGCTCCATTTAAGGAGAATTTATTAAAGAACTCTTCACTTCTCACATCGATTAATAGTATAGAAGGATCCTCAGCAATGATCATTTGAGCCACTTCTTCCACTGAAAAGTAACGCGTACTTTCAATTAAATCGAGAAACAGCTGGTCTGGTTTAGTTTCTACATAGCTTCTTTTCTTTACTCCTGAAAAAGCGACGAATAAACCCAAAGCCAAAAACAAAACCATTCCTAACAAATATTGTTTTTTCATGATTTCTATATTAATAGTTTACATCTTCAATTTTAAACTTCTTTTTGATAGTATCTACCAACCAAAAAGTTCCTAAGGCAATCACAATAAATACAAAAATAGCTAAGCCTTCTCCAATACCGAGGAGCTCACCCATTTTCACTTTGCCTAAATTAGTACTGTTTCTGAGGTCTTCCCAGATCCATTCATAGGTAAACGAATAAAAATATATGCCTATTACCATTCCTCCGATAAACAACATGGCATCTATTTTTCCAATGGCAGCAGCAGGGACACTAGTTCCAGGGCAAAATCCCCCCATAATAAATCCAATTCCCATAATTACCCCTCCAACTATTGTTGGAAGCAAAAAGGTGTTGGGCATCCATACTTCGTCAAAATATAACAATCCCATTTGATTCAGTAGAAACAACCCTAATGCTGCCGTTACAGCAGCTGTGAAAAACACTTTGATAACCACAAAGTCATATCCATAAAACACACCGGCTAATTTTCTAGAAGTAGAGAATCCGGCTCTTTCTAAAACCCATCCAAAGGCAAATCCTATCACTAAGGCTGCTAGCAGGTTCCATTCACTTGTAAATTCAAATATTGGTGCCATTTTCTTTTCTTTTTAAATCCATAATTTTCTAAAAAAGTACGCGAACAGATAGCCTCCACCAAAGATGGCACCTGCTGCTATAAAGCCTGACAAAGACATCACAGCCATTCCACTAAGTCCAGCTCCTGATGTGCATCCTCTGCCCAGTTGAGAACCTACTCCAAAAAATATTCCCCCTAAAATAGCGAATATGATTCTTGTCCTTGAGGTAATGTTTGGTGAGTGCTCAAGTTTCAACTTCAGTCTACCAGCAAAAGCTCCAGAAACCACACCTCCTAATACCATTCCCAATACTTCAAAAACTAACCAGGATTTCATAGGACTAAGTTCTGCCTTGGCGGCTTCTTCAAAATAAGATGCATCAGCGGCATACTCTGGAGCTACTTTAACCACACTAGCTTTCACCATATCTTTATATGCTCCACTCCCACCTAATCCTTCACCGCTGAAGAAAAAGGCTGCTATAATAACGATACCTAATAGGATCCCTGCTAAATAGGGATTCATATATTTATTTGGATCTGGTTTATCTCTTTTTATATCTTTCATTTTTCCATGTATTAATATAAATATCTTGTTATCTGTCCAGCTTCCACCATAATAAATCGGAATAATAATCCACCAATTAAGATCAATAATGCTGGAATAGAAATTGGAATATGATAACCATATAACTCCATCGTTTCTAAAATGGCAGGAATCACTAATCCAACCATAACTACTCCAGCCCAGAAGATGGCAGTATAATCTCCTCCAAGGAATAATTGAGCAGCCTCAATTTGCACTGCTCCACTGGCTAAGAACCCCATAAATAAGTGGATAATAAAGAAGAGCTCAATAGCTATTAATAATAAATCGATTCTACTAAAAATTAATCTTTCCTTTTTACTTCTACTCATCCACATAATGACCGCTGCTCCTGTTGACAATCCTGAGACTAAAAACAGAGGGCCTAAAATACTTGTATTCCAAAGAGGACGAGCATTAAAAGCAGATAATAAAATTCCAGTATAAACCCCTAATATAATAGCTAATATGGCATTCACCCATGCCAATTGGTAACGATATTTGGTAAACCATTCAATACTTAGCTTTAGAGGTTTAATGGCGTTGATAATGTCTTCAATCCACTGAATCAAACCCTTAACTCTTTTTCCACTTTCAGAGAAGTATTCTTTTATCTCCTTCAAAAAAGTTAAAGGCCAGATGACTGATAATGGCATGATAGCTGCTAAAGTCCAAGCTCCCCACGACATTGGAGAATCTAATCGAATGGTGGTATATAATTGCCAAAAATAAGCTGGATGTCTAAGGTCTAGAAGTAAAGCTATTAGACCTATGACAATAACAAATGGCGCTAAAATAGGTGCAATTTGTACAGAAGTTTTCAATTCGTCTCCTCTACCTCTAATAAAAAAATAGGCAGAGAAAAATATCAATGCGGCGGCTAATCCTCCCACAAAGAGATAGAGTGGAATTTGCCAATGCCAGATGTTTAATACTGGATCGATATATGGAAGATTCCTACCGCTGATTATAATTTCTTCGTTCATGATTATAAATAATTAAGTTAAGAAAAATACATGAGGCTTAGTTCCGGCTTCAGGTGCTAAAACCTTCCATTTTCTATCTCGTAATAATTTTGACACATCTGAGTTTGGATCATCCAAATCGCCAAAAGTGAGGCATTTGGTAGGACATACAGCCACACAAGCTGTGGTTTGTCCTTTTTTAACTCTATGGTCACAGAATGTACATTTATCTACATAACCATCTGGATGGAAATAACGTGCATCGTAGGGACACGCCTGAATACAAGCACCACACCCAATACATTCCTCGGGAGTTACTTTCACAATCCCTCCTTCTATCACATGGCTAGCTCCTGTTGGACAAGTTCTCACACAAGGCGTATTATCGCATTGGTTACAACGTTCTGAACGAAGCTCCATATCAAGATGAGGATAAGTACCAGCAGTATGCTCCACTATCCAATCTCGACAATATCCTAAAGGAACATTATTCTCTGTTTGACAAGCTACCACGCAGTCGCTACATCCAACACACTTTCTGGTGTCCATGGTCATGGCATATCTCATGATTCAGCCTCCTTATTTTCTATTTTGTTTTCCTCTAAATGAGGATTCTCAAGAAGGAAAGTCACAAAATTCTCTCTCATTCCTGTTCCTCCCATTATAGGATCAATTTTCACATTGGTAATCATTTCACTATCTGAAGCACCTCTTCCATATCCACGACTCAAGCCCTTTTCAGTATTTCCAAATCCATGAATCATATATACACTATCGTGACGAATTCTTTCTGTAATCCTTACTTTTATTGGGAAAGTACTGATTTTTCCATCTTGGTTTTTCAACCAGATTTCTTGCTCAGCCTCTACTCCCCATATCTTAGCTACTTTAGGGTTTACCCATATCTTATTCTCATCCATTAAATCGGTAAGATTTGGATTATTGATGGTACGTCCAAAGGTGTGCATTGGAGCTCTACCATAAATCAAACGATAGAATCCAGAATCAGGTTGTTTATGCTCAATGAACTTAGGCATTGGGTCATAACCTTTAGCCTCTAAGTCTAAGGAATAAAGCTCAATTTTACCAGTATCGGTATTGAAATAGTGCTCTTCACCATCGGCTAAGTATAAATCCGTTTCCTTATCAAATTGTTTCACACCAATTTTCTGCATTTCTTCGAGACTGGTTCCCATTTGCTTGAATTTCCAGTCCAACTCCTCCTCAACACTGTCGTAAGCAAAATAGTCTCCTAATCCTAAGCGATTTGCGATCTCTTTAGCCATCCACCAGCCTGGCTTACTTTCCCAACGAGGATTAGCTGCAGGCATACGTAATGCTATATTTGGAATTCTATGCTGACTCGACCTGATGTCATCATATCTTTCTAAATAAGTACACTCAGGAAGAAGTATATCGGCATAACCAGTAATTTCCATGGGCATGGTATCTACCACTGCAATAAAGTCTAAATTCTCTATGGCTCTTTTAGTGGTTTCCACATCAGGAATAGTAGTCATTAGATTGGTACCGACAACTATCCAACCTTTAACTTTGTGTTCGTTTTTATTTTCTGGTAAAGAAGCTTTGATTAAATCGTTGGAAATACCAGTTCCTGCTCCTTTATATGTTTTCTTAGTGATGTCTTTCCAAGTCCATTTTGGATGTGGATATTCTGGGGATGGAAAATGAGGAACACTTTTCTTTTCAGCAAAATACCATCCTCCTTTTTTTCCAAAAGAACCTAAGAGTGCATTCAGAATGGCAATAGCTCTAGTTCTTTGTGTATCATCCCCATACCATGTGGTATGACGACCCGGGTGAACAATAACAGCAGGGGAAGCTTTAGCCATCTCATAAGCTGAATCTCGAATATCTTTAGGATCGATGTCTGTTTTTGTATAGGCCCATTCTGGTGTGAAATTTTTTACATGAGCTTTTAACTCATCAAATCCAAATGCATATTGCTCCACATATTTCTTATCATAGAGCTCCTCATAAATCAATACATGAATCCAACTTAATAATAATGCCAGATCAGTTGCTGGCTTAATAGGCAACCAAAATTTAGATTTACTAGCAATAGTAGAAAAACGAGGATCTACAGTAATAATGGAAGCGTTTCGCTCAATGGCATCTGCCACTTCTTGCACATAACCATTATGCATATTTTCACCTACGTGGTTTCCTATCAATACCAAACACTCCGTGTTTTTAATATCAGTGGGTTCCGGAGAACTCACGCCCATTCCATAAGTAGCGACAAAACCAGCTTCTCTTGGCCCTAGGCATTGGGCATATGAAGGTTTAGCTATGTTTTTAGAGCCATAGGCTTGCATCAAATGCTTAAAATAAGAACCACTACTTGCATGATATAATAAGGCCATGCTTTCAGGTCCATATTTATCGGCTATGTCTTTCATATTATCGGCAATGGTATCTAGGGCTTCTTCCCATGAAATTTGAACAAACTTATGAGTTCCATCACCATCAACTACACGTTTCTGAGGAAATTTAAGTCTATCATTATCATAATACATACCTACCCCACCTGTGCCTCGAGGACAAAACCTACCATTACAGTGAGGATCCTTATCATTGCCAATAATTTTTTGAATTTCACCATCTTTATTCAGATAGGTGAATCCGGCACATTTCCAGAAACAAACCTCACAAAAAGTAGGATACCTTTTTGCTTTTGATTCATCCAAGGGTTCTATGTCTTTCTTTAAGAAATCAGGTGACCAACTTAAAGCTGGTTTTAGAACAGCAATCCCTCCTGCTGCCACTGCTGAAATCTTTATGAATTCACGTCTTGTTTTCATCTGTTATTAATTTATTTTTCATGGTCAGATGGAACTCTCGATGAATTTAATCATGCTTGTATAAATGTTAAGCATGATTAAATTCATGTTCGGTTCATGAATTAGTTATTTTGATAAAAATCAATATTCATTACACATCATCATATATAGATATCTATATATAAAATGCAAAAATAGCTGTTTAAAATGAAACGGGGATATTAAAGCGCTTTAAAACACAAGATGCTAAGTGATTGATATAGTGACATCAATACTATTGTGATATTTTTCACACGAATAAAATAATTACTAATGTACTGATTATCTGAGATTCACAAATTCTATTTAGATATTATACAAATTGAATTCTTATGCATAATTTAAATATAGTCTAAATAAATCTAATTTATTGAAATGGTAATAAATTATACTATTGAATTCTAACAATTTCTGGAATCTAATTCATTATCGGGTACAGCTAGAGTACAAGTAAGTTTTTTGATTTTATCCATTGTTTTTAGAAATG
This window contains:
- a CDS encoding YeeE/YedE thiosulfate transporter family protein, which translates into the protein MAPIFEFTSEWNLLAALVIGFAFGWVLERAGFSTSRKLAGVFYGYDFVVIKVFFTAAVTAALGLFLLNQMGLLYFDEVWMPNTFLLPTIVGGVIMGIGFIMGGFCPGTSVPAAAIGKIDAMLFIGGMVIGIYFYSFTYEWIWEDLRNSTNLGKVKMGELLGIGEGLAIFVFIVIALGTFWLVDTIKKKFKIEDVNY
- a CDS encoding YeeE/YedE thiosulfate transporter family protein, producing the protein MKDIKRDKPDPNKYMNPYLAGILLGIVIIAAFFFSGEGLGGSGAYKDMVKASVVKVAPEYAADASYFEEAAKAELSPMKSWLVFEVLGMVLGGVVSGAFAGRLKLKLEHSPNITSRTRIIFAILGGIFFGVGSQLGRGCTSGAGLSGMAVMSLSGFIAAGAIFGGGYLFAYFFRKLWI
- a CDS encoding molybdopterin-dependent oxidoreductase, producing the protein MKTRREFIKISAVAAGGIAVLKPALSWSPDFLKKDIEPLDESKAKRYPTFCEVCFWKCAGFTYLNKDGEIQKIIGNDKDPHCNGRFCPRGTGGVGMYYDNDRLKFPQKRVVDGDGTHKFVQISWEEALDTIADNMKDIADKYGPESMALLYHASSGSYFKHLMQAYGSKNIAKPSYAQCLGPREAGFVATYGMGVSSPEPTDIKNTECLVLIGNHVGENMHNGYVQEVADAIERNASIITVDPRFSTIASKSKFWLPIKPATDLALLLSWIHVLIYEELYDKKYVEQYAFGFDELKAHVKNFTPEWAYTKTDIDPKDIRDSAYEMAKASPAVIVHPGRHTTWYGDDTQRTRAIAILNALLGSFGKKGGWYFAEKKSVPHFPSPEYPHPKWTWKDITKKTYKGAGTGISNDLIKASLPENKNEHKVKGWIVVGTNLMTTIPDVETTKRAIENLDFIAVVDTMPMEITGYADILLPECTYLERYDDIRSSQHRIPNIALRMPAANPRWESKPGWWMAKEIANRLGLGDYFAYDSVEEELDWKFKQMGTSLEEMQKIGVKQFDKETDLYLADGEEHYFNTDTGKIELYSLDLEAKGYDPMPKFIEHKQPDSGFYRLIYGRAPMHTFGRTINNPNLTDLMDENKIWVNPKVAKIWGVEAEQEIWLKNQDGKISTFPIKVRITERIRHDSVYMIHGFGNTEKGLSRGYGRGASDSEMITNVKIDPIMGGTGMRENFVTFLLENPHLEENKIENKEAES
- a CDS encoding 4Fe-4S dicluster domain-containing protein; the protein is MRYAMTMDTRKCVGCSDCVVACQTENNVPLGYCRDWIVEHTAGTYPHLDMELRSERCNQCDNTPCVRTCPTGASHVIEGGIVKVTPEECIGCGACIQACPYDARYFHPDGYVDKCTFCDHRVKKGQTTACVAVCPTKCLTFGDLDDPNSDVSKLLRDRKWKVLAPEAGTKPHVFFLT
- a CDS encoding rhodanese-like domain-containing protein codes for the protein MKKQYLLGMVLFLALGLFVAFSGVKKRSYVETKPDQLFLDLIESTRYFSVEEVAQMIIAEDPSILLIDVRSEEFFNKFSLNGAINIPLKELFKEENLGYLDQNVYKTIFYSNGSSDADVAWIISNRMGFKNTFVMLGGLNTWVDNILQPRDNSVIWDKVHDQMYQYRRGASIYFGGDDNGVQESGGEVKKPSAAPIKRKKKEVEGGCS
- the nrfD gene encoding NrfD/PsrC family molybdoenzyme membrane anchor subunit; amino-acid sequence: MNEEIIISGRNLPYIDPVLNIWHWQIPLYLFVGGLAAALIFFSAYFFIRGRGDELKTSVQIAPILAPFVIVIGLIALLLDLRHPAYFWQLYTTIRLDSPMSWGAWTLAAIMPLSVIWPLTFLKEIKEYFSESGKRVKGLIQWIEDIINAIKPLKLSIEWFTKYRYQLAWVNAILAIILGVYTGILLSAFNARPLWNTSILGPLFLVSGLSTGAAVIMWMSRSKKERLIFSRIDLLLIAIELFFIIHLFMGFLASGAVQIEAAQLFLGGDYTAIFWAGVVMVGLVIPAILETMELYGYHIPISIPALLILIGGLLFRFIMVEAGQITRYLY